A single window of Rubripirellula lacrimiformis DNA harbors:
- a CDS encoding sulfatase-like hydrolase/transferase, protein MKSLCRLVGCSKRQSDGFGPASKFYPQMASAMALAVALCVSNVAIGQSSSSPATEAGQTDGASTGPPRPNIVWIMSEDNSADYLRHFDPMGAPAPNIEAMANHGITFDHAFSNAPVCSVARTTLITSCYGPRIGTQFHRRIELAKLASGMQMFPAYLRQAGYYTTNQSKEDYNATPSRGVWDDSSKRASWKNRPGDDTPFFHVQTDAASHEGRLHFPESDVTQKATVTDPQSVQLQPYFPDTPLMRYTRARYQDQMMVIDDGVGRIIRELDAAGQLENTFVFYFGDHGGVLPGSKGYTFESGLHVPLVVRVPRQFADKVGRSLGSRTDGFVQFVDFGPTVLSLAGIQPPAFVDGKAFLGDSVDPAEVDARDEAFGYADRFDEKYDLVRTLRKGNFKYVRNFEAFYPDGMQNNYRYQMAAYRQWRSLYQAGKLNEVQSQFFRPKSVESLYDLDVDPFETHNLAGDPAHAAKLLELRSRLMDRLKGMPDLSFVPEAKLVEQAMNDPVAFGQSHQEYIAELIDVANLALLPFADAQDRLRKAIASDDAATRYWGVIAATALGDPAASLTDDVADRLQDSDPLVVARAVEFMAVVGGQDARASLYGALAKATTDAEALQILGTAVFLRDHTDGRFPIEIDKIKLMFDPPAKGEVQRRLDYLGS, encoded by the coding sequence TTGAAATCGCTATGTCGTCTGGTCGGTTGCTCGAAACGTCAAAGTGACGGATTCGGTCCTGCTTCGAAATTCTACCCGCAGATGGCGTCAGCGATGGCCTTGGCGGTCGCGCTGTGCGTGTCAAACGTTGCAATCGGGCAATCTTCGTCGTCCCCTGCGACGGAGGCTGGCCAGACCGACGGTGCATCGACTGGCCCGCCGCGACCGAACATCGTTTGGATCATGTCCGAGGACAATTCGGCGGACTACCTGCGGCACTTCGATCCAATGGGGGCTCCGGCGCCCAATATCGAAGCGATGGCGAATCACGGGATCACCTTTGACCATGCGTTTTCCAATGCACCGGTTTGTTCGGTGGCTAGGACCACGCTGATCACATCCTGCTATGGGCCTCGAATCGGCACACAGTTTCATCGGCGCATCGAACTGGCAAAGCTGGCGTCGGGCATGCAGATGTTTCCGGCCTATCTGCGCCAAGCGGGGTACTACACCACCAACCAATCCAAAGAAGACTACAACGCCACGCCGTCCCGCGGTGTCTGGGACGATTCGTCCAAGCGTGCGTCCTGGAAGAATCGGCCCGGCGACGACACGCCGTTTTTTCACGTTCAAACCGATGCGGCATCGCACGAGGGACGTCTGCATTTTCCAGAGTCCGATGTGACACAGAAGGCGACGGTGACCGATCCCCAGTCGGTCCAACTGCAGCCGTATTTTCCTGACACGCCGCTGATGCGCTACACACGTGCTCGTTACCAAGACCAAATGATGGTGATCGACGATGGGGTGGGGCGAATCATTCGGGAACTGGACGCTGCCGGCCAGTTGGAAAACACGTTCGTCTTTTACTTTGGCGACCACGGCGGGGTGTTGCCTGGATCCAAGGGTTACACATTCGAATCGGGATTGCATGTCCCGTTGGTCGTTCGTGTGCCTCGTCAATTCGCAGACAAAGTAGGTCGCTCGCTGGGCAGTCGGACAGACGGGTTCGTTCAGTTTGTCGATTTCGGTCCGACCGTGCTCAGCTTGGCTGGGATCCAACCGCCCGCATTCGTCGATGGGAAAGCGTTCTTGGGCGATTCGGTCGATCCCGCCGAAGTCGATGCACGCGACGAAGCATTCGGGTATGCCGATCGCTTTGACGAAAAGTACGATCTGGTTCGCACACTTCGAAAAGGCAACTTCAAATACGTTCGCAACTTCGAAGCGTTTTATCCCGATGGAATGCAGAACAATTATCGCTACCAGATGGCGGCCTATCGTCAGTGGCGATCGCTGTATCAGGCTGGCAAGCTGAACGAAGTGCAAAGCCAATTCTTTCGTCCCAAATCGGTCGAATCCTTGTACGACTTGGACGTGGACCCGTTCGAAACTCACAATCTGGCCGGGGACCCTGCCCACGCCGCAAAGCTGTTGGAATTGCGATCGCGGTTGATGGATCGGTTGAAAGGGATGCCCGATCTAAGCTTCGTTCCGGAAGCCAAGTTGGTGGAACAGGCGATGAACGACCCGGTCGCCTTTGGGCAAAGCCACCAGGAATACATTGCTGAACTGATCGACGTCGCCAATTTGGCGCTGCTGCCGTTTGCCGATGCCCAGGACCGTCTTCGCAAGGCAATCGCCAGCGACGATGCGGCGACACGGTATTGGGGGGTGATCGCCGCGACTGCCTTGGGGGATCCAGCCGCATCTTTGACGGATGACGTGGCCGATCGATTGCAGGACTCGGACCCATTGGTAGTCGCTCGCGCGGTCGAATTCATGGCTGTGGTCGGTGGCCAGGACGCGCGGGCATCGCTGTACGGGGCATTGGCCAAGGCGACGACGGACGCCGAAGCGTTGCAGATCCTTGGGACGGCCGTGTTTCTCCGCGACCATACCGATGGACGGTTCCCGATCGAAATTGACAAGATCAAACTGATGTTCGATCCACCTGCCAAGGGCGAAGTCCAACGCCGATTGGATTACCTCGGTTCGTGA
- a CDS encoding enoyl-CoA hydratase/isomerase family protein has protein sequence MQHVDVKIHDQVATILMDRPAVRNSLHPNLIEDLQTAFSDVHQEKRVRAVILAGSGDHFCAGTDMKTLGEIAAMPEGEAIQQWFAAWRHLTELFEQILRFPKPVIAAVDGAAIGAGFGLALAADIIVPSDRSIFGANSVRRGLVGGATAALLSFRAGGAVAARMTLTGVPIDAPEAYRIGLTMAPVVSQQVWVAAKDVALSCCHGPREAVQANKKMLNESIGEHLLTQIAAGAADSATACTTESAKEGIQSFLEGREPTWP, from the coding sequence GTGCAGCATGTTGATGTGAAGATTCATGATCAGGTGGCTACGATCTTGATGGACCGTCCTGCCGTTCGAAATTCATTGCACCCCAACCTGATCGAAGACCTGCAAACGGCCTTTTCAGATGTGCACCAAGAAAAGCGTGTTCGGGCAGTGATCCTGGCGGGCAGCGGCGACCACTTTTGCGCCGGCACCGACATGAAGACGTTGGGCGAGATCGCGGCGATGCCCGAAGGCGAAGCGATCCAACAATGGTTCGCAGCGTGGCGGCACCTGACGGAATTGTTCGAACAGATCCTGCGGTTCCCGAAACCGGTGATCGCCGCGGTGGACGGCGCGGCGATCGGCGCCGGCTTTGGACTGGCGCTAGCCGCCGACATCATCGTCCCCTCGGACCGTTCCATCTTTGGCGCCAATTCGGTCCGCCGCGGCCTCGTTGGCGGCGCCACCGCAGCCCTGCTATCGTTTCGTGCCGGAGGCGCCGTCGCTGCACGCATGACGCTGACCGGCGTACCGATCGATGCACCGGAAGCCTACCGAATTGGACTGACGATGGCACCGGTCGTTTCGCAGCAGGTGTGGGTAGCGGCCAAGGACGTGGCGCTGTCCTGCTGTCATGGCCCCCGGGAAGCCGTCCAAGCGAACAAGAAGATGCTGAACGAAAGCATCGGCGAACATTTGCTAACCCAAATCGCGGCCGGCGCGGCCGATAGTGCCACCGCCTGCACCACCGAATCCGCCAAAGAAGGGATCCAGTCGTTCTTAGAAGGCCGGGAACCCACGTGGCCCTAG
- a CDS encoding DMT family transporter, translating into MGWIALSVLSAIFLGFYDIAKKSSVRDNAVPIVLLLNVVTAALVWLPAVVASSAGFDTAGGGLAGLTDLPLQHHGLLMAKSLLVGTSWTLAFFAMKQLPISIATPIRATSPIWTIAIAVLAMGERPSWGQWGGIAIIVASFTAFSRVGKREGIRFHRSPAVLLMIAATLLGAVSSIYDKYLLQSIQISPSATQAWFSIYLVPVMLPLAIRWWRGDRAAKPFQWRWSIPLIAVFLLIADWLYFTAVSDPDALISVISPVRRTSVIVSFLFGILRLGELNWQAKLVCIGGILAGVFLISQG; encoded by the coding sequence ATGGGATGGATCGCGCTGAGCGTTTTGTCGGCGATCTTTCTGGGGTTTTATGACATCGCCAAGAAGTCGTCGGTTCGGGACAACGCGGTTCCGATCGTCCTGCTGTTGAACGTCGTCACGGCCGCCCTGGTGTGGCTTCCCGCCGTGGTCGCGTCGTCGGCCGGTTTCGATACCGCGGGCGGCGGTTTGGCTGGACTGACCGACCTGCCACTGCAGCATCATGGATTGCTGATGGCGAAATCGCTGTTGGTGGGGACGTCATGGACCTTGGCATTCTTTGCCATGAAACAGTTGCCGATATCGATCGCAACGCCGATCCGTGCGACCAGCCCGATCTGGACCATCGCGATCGCCGTTTTGGCGATGGGCGAACGGCCGTCGTGGGGACAGTGGGGTGGGATCGCGATCATCGTCGCATCCTTTACCGCGTTCTCGCGAGTCGGAAAACGCGAAGGGATTCGGTTTCATCGTAGCCCCGCGGTGCTATTGATGATCGCCGCCACATTGTTGGGTGCGGTCAGTTCGATCTACGACAAGTATCTGTTGCAATCGATCCAGATTTCGCCATCGGCCACGCAGGCTTGGTTTTCGATCTATCTGGTCCCGGTGATGCTGCCGCTGGCGATCCGTTGGTGGCGGGGCGATCGGGCCGCCAAGCCATTTCAGTGGCGGTGGTCGATCCCCTTGATCGCGGTGTTCTTGTTGATCGCCGATTGGCTTTATTTCACAGCGGTTTCGGATCCCGATGCATTGATATCCGTCATCTCGCCGGTGCGACGCACGTCGGTGATCGTCTCGTTCCTGTTCGGGATCCTGCGGCTAGGCGAACTGAACTGGCAAGCCAAATTGGTGTGCATCGGTGGGATCTTGGCAGGGGTGTTCTTGATCAGCCAAGGTTGA
- a CDS encoding hybrid sensor histidine kinase/response regulator yields MNRSPQATQATSKPRKLICVGDPQTLPGDIDRDQVIVVDTSVAVVDELNEPSIDGVWIARDQLPQLSELRGIAQSGLMLRDMPEGVALLDSDIRVLWGNRRLIEWSGQTGSISGMNFYQLLSNPEIMGPDFCPFHTALATGEESNSTLHTAQNRYYQVHAAPLVQPHHERQLIVTVSDITEEILQQQKLEAIHKAGRELADLRPTEIFMMEVDERIDLLKENIRHYLSDLLNFEVIEIRLLEHATGNLVPLLSVGIDQDAADRQLFAHPQGNGVTGYVAASGTPYVCQDVENDPLFIPGVVSSRSSITAPLILHDQVLGTINVESPESNAFSDSDLQFLEIFARDVAFALNTLELLVAQKANTAQQSCDAIHSAVAMPVDEILNDAVNVMEGYIGHSPEVVERLQRILQNARDIKQTIQQVGQKMTPLEAVPVGIQSPQHSSLRGRRILVVDEDGPVREDAHRLLERYGCIVETAHKGDEALWMVRNSGGAGLYDVIISDIRLPDYSGYQLMLRLGDLMNRVPMVLMTGFGYDPGHSIVKARQHGLHPKCVLFKPFRLDQLVDVIKTILELNDADPIVAKKPGQSDGVAAADADANPDDPASPDSSDE; encoded by the coding sequence ATGAACCGATCGCCTCAGGCGACGCAGGCTACCAGTAAGCCACGCAAACTAATCTGCGTGGGAGATCCGCAGACGTTGCCTGGCGACATCGACCGCGATCAAGTCATCGTCGTTGATACCTCGGTAGCGGTGGTAGACGAGTTGAACGAGCCGTCGATCGACGGCGTTTGGATTGCGCGAGATCAGCTGCCTCAGCTGAGCGAGCTACGCGGCATTGCCCAGAGCGGTTTGATGCTGCGTGACATGCCCGAGGGCGTGGCGCTGCTGGATTCCGACATTCGCGTGTTGTGGGGAAACCGTCGCTTGATCGAATGGTCAGGCCAGACGGGCAGCATCAGCGGGATGAACTTCTATCAGTTGTTGTCCAACCCCGAGATCATGGGCCCCGACTTCTGTCCGTTTCACACGGCATTGGCCACCGGCGAGGAGAGCAACAGCACGCTGCACACCGCCCAGAACCGCTACTACCAAGTGCACGCTGCACCGCTGGTCCAACCCCATCACGAACGTCAGCTGATCGTTACCGTCAGCGACATCACCGAAGAAATTCTGCAGCAGCAGAAATTGGAAGCGATTCACAAGGCAGGACGCGAACTTGCCGATCTGCGTCCGACCGAAATCTTCATGATGGAAGTCGATGAACGAATCGATCTGTTGAAGGAAAACATCCGTCACTACCTAAGTGACCTGTTGAATTTCGAAGTCATCGAAATTCGTTTGTTGGAACATGCGACCGGAAACCTGGTTCCGCTGCTAAGTGTTGGCATCGACCAAGATGCGGCCGATCGTCAATTGTTTGCGCACCCCCAAGGCAATGGGGTCACCGGTTACGTTGCCGCCAGCGGGACGCCCTACGTATGCCAGGATGTCGAGAACGATCCGTTGTTCATTCCCGGCGTGGTGTCGTCGCGAAGTTCGATCACGGCTCCGTTGATTCTGCACGATCAAGTGCTGGGGACGATCAACGTCGAAAGCCCCGAATCCAATGCGTTCAGTGACAGTGACCTGCAGTTCCTGGAAATCTTTGCCCGCGACGTTGCTTTTGCACTCAATACGCTGGAGTTGTTGGTCGCCCAAAAAGCCAACACGGCCCAGCAAAGCTGCGACGCGATCCACAGCGCCGTCGCCATGCCGGTCGACGAAATTTTGAACGATGCGGTCAATGTGATGGAGGGCTACATCGGGCACAGCCCCGAAGTGGTCGAACGTTTGCAACGCATTTTGCAGAACGCTCGCGACATCAAGCAAACGATCCAGCAGGTTGGTCAGAAGATGACGCCGCTGGAAGCCGTCCCCGTCGGGATCCAGTCGCCCCAACATTCCTCGCTTCGTGGGCGCCGAATCTTGGTCGTCGACGAAGACGGGCCGGTTCGCGAGGACGCCCACCGATTGCTGGAACGTTACGGATGTATCGTCGAAACCGCTCACAAGGGCGACGAAGCTCTGTGGATGGTTCGCAACAGCGGCGGTGCGGGGCTGTACGACGTCATCATCAGCGACATCCGGCTGCCCGATTACAGCGGATATCAATTGATGCTGCGGTTAGGCGATTTGATGAATCGCGTTCCGATGGTGCTGATGACAGGCTTTGGCTACGACCCGGGCCATTCGATTGTCAAAGCACGCCAGCACGGTTTGCACCCCAAGTGTGTCCTGTTCAAACCGTTTCGGTTGGACCAATTGGTGGACGTGATCAAGACGATCCTAGAATTGAACGACGCCGATCCGATCGTCGCAAAGAAACCTGGCCAGAGCGATGGAGTAGCGGCCGCCGACGCCGACGCCAACCCGGACGACCCGGCATCGCCCGATTCCTCCGACGAATAA
- a CDS encoding IS4 family transposase, with protein MFGRVPCGGAFGVRAGRCPSLSYTSFLRHSVPDISSRDGDDSMCPGWIEEETRTLDLGDKRRSKRFRRILEQFDQVAPSTPAACGEVADLTATYRLFNTPSVNWMAILQPHNQATMERSAKYDVVVLAQDTTVCDLTKPSRQVVGAGPLEDVKKRGFFLHPLYAVTLDGLVLGCVDQLIWTRDSIRQNVGKAQRDREIRTMAFEEKESARWLELMQSGEQIALANPQTHYIGVSDSESDIYELLIQNNDLAENYDFVIRGCQDRRVYLGSAEQPKVLSEAIAEVPFSHEFEVSVSPRKSLISGESRKRRSNRDGRTATISVRAKTVQVHGPQRPGGKVARVELQVVEAVELDPPVGCEPIHWVLFTSLAVTSLAQIELVLSAYCRRWDIEVFFKTLKSGMRIEKLKYQSIDAYLNAVAALMITAFRVEQLKSASRVTPEASCGAIYDATFWQAVMTVVEGGVLHSDTPPTLKDFCRVIAKLGGYVDQHGQGPPGSTTIWRGLLKAHAYHEAYLAIKGLK; from the coding sequence TTGTTTGGTCGCGTGCCTTGCGGGGGTGCGTTTGGGGTGCGCGCGGGGCGTTGCCCCTCTTTATCCTACACATCTTTCTTGAGACACTCCGTCCCTGACATTTCTTCAAGGGACGGAGATGATTCGATGTGTCCAGGATGGATTGAGGAAGAGACTCGGACTTTGGACCTGGGTGACAAGCGTCGAAGTAAACGCTTCAGGCGAATTCTTGAGCAGTTCGATCAGGTAGCGCCCTCGACACCGGCGGCGTGCGGAGAAGTTGCAGACCTCACTGCCACTTACCGGCTTTTCAACACCCCCAGTGTGAACTGGATGGCAATTCTGCAGCCCCATAATCAAGCCACGATGGAGCGGTCAGCCAAGTACGATGTCGTCGTGCTGGCACAGGACACCACCGTTTGCGATCTCACCAAACCTTCGCGTCAAGTCGTCGGTGCCGGGCCTCTGGAGGACGTAAAAAAGCGGGGATTCTTTCTGCATCCGCTTTATGCCGTCACTCTCGATGGTCTCGTCTTGGGTTGCGTTGACCAACTTATCTGGACACGTGACTCGATTCGCCAAAACGTGGGCAAAGCTCAACGCGATCGCGAGATCAGGACCATGGCGTTTGAAGAAAAGGAAAGCGCTCGTTGGCTTGAACTGATGCAAAGCGGCGAACAGATCGCTCTGGCAAACCCTCAAACTCATTACATCGGCGTCTCGGACAGCGAATCAGACATCTACGAGTTGCTCATCCAGAACAATGATCTGGCCGAAAACTATGATTTCGTTATCCGCGGATGTCAGGATCGGCGAGTCTATCTTGGCTCTGCTGAACAACCCAAGGTGCTGAGCGAGGCGATTGCCGAAGTCCCTTTTTCGCACGAATTTGAAGTCAGTGTTTCGCCACGAAAGTCGTTAATTAGCGGTGAAAGCCGCAAACGCCGAAGCAACCGCGACGGCCGCACGGCAACGATCTCGGTTCGTGCGAAGACGGTTCAAGTGCATGGCCCGCAGCGTCCCGGCGGAAAGGTTGCTCGCGTGGAGCTTCAAGTTGTCGAAGCGGTTGAGCTTGATCCTCCGGTGGGGTGCGAGCCGATCCACTGGGTACTCTTTACTTCACTCGCGGTGACCAGCTTGGCTCAGATCGAGCTAGTTTTATCAGCATACTGCAGGCGCTGGGACATCGAGGTTTTTTTCAAGACGCTCAAGAGCGGGATGAGGATAGAGAAGCTGAAGTATCAAAGTATTGACGCATATTTGAACGCTGTGGCCGCCTTGATGATCACGGCATTCCGAGTCGAGCAACTTAAAAGCGCTTCGCGTGTCACTCCGGAGGCAAGCTGCGGGGCGATCTACGATGCGACGTTTTGGCAAGCGGTGATGACGGTCGTTGAAGGCGGTGTTTTGCACAGCGATACCCCACCGACGCTGAAAGATTTTTGTCGAGTGATTGCCAAACTAGGTGGCTACGTAGACCAACACGGGCAAGGACCTCCAGGCTCGACGACCATCTGGCGTGGTCTGCTCAAAGCCCATGCCTACCACGAAGCCTATTTGGCAATCAAAGGCTTAAAATAG
- a CDS encoding serine hydroxymethyltransferase — protein sequence MIQETRTMNPLAQQDPAIWEAIQAEAVRQQEGLEMIASENYTSLPIMQAASSVLTNKYAEGYPGRRYYGGCEHVDVVETIAIDRAKELFGAEAANVQPHSGSQANTAVYLSALEVGDTVLGLDLAQGGHLTHGMKLNISGRLYNFISYGVDKVNHRLDFDQIAELTRKHKPKMIVAGASAYPREIPHDKFAEIANDAGCKLMVDMAHYSGLVAAGIHNSPFPYADYVTTTTHKTLRGPRSGLIMCKQEHLKLVNRNVFPGTQGGPLMHMVAAKAICFDEAMQPAYKAYGRSVVDNAKVLADTLMAAGLRLVSGGTDNHLMLVDVTAVGLGGKKAEEALDKCGITVNMNMIPFDERRPADPSGIRIGTPALTTRGMGTEEMKRVGGWIAKALSGPDDTASLEGIRGEIRELCQSFPVPAGHDAALVPTNPS from the coding sequence ATGATCCAAGAGACTCGCACCATGAACCCGTTGGCCCAACAAGACCCCGCCATTTGGGAAGCGATCCAAGCGGAAGCCGTTCGCCAGCAAGAAGGGCTGGAAATGATTGCCAGCGAAAACTACACCAGCCTGCCGATCATGCAGGCCGCTAGCAGCGTGCTGACCAACAAATACGCCGAGGGATATCCGGGCCGACGCTATTACGGCGGCTGCGAACACGTCGATGTCGTCGAAACCATCGCGATCGACCGGGCCAAGGAACTCTTTGGTGCGGAAGCCGCCAACGTCCAGCCCCACAGCGGATCCCAGGCCAACACCGCCGTTTACCTGAGCGCCCTGGAAGTCGGCGACACCGTGCTGGGTCTGGACCTAGCCCAAGGGGGTCACCTGACCCACGGCATGAAGCTGAACATCAGCGGCCGGCTGTACAACTTCATCAGCTATGGCGTCGACAAAGTAAATCATCGCCTGGATTTTGATCAGATCGCCGAGCTGACCCGCAAGCACAAGCCAAAGATGATCGTCGCCGGGGCCAGCGCTTATCCGCGTGAGATCCCTCACGACAAGTTTGCCGAAATCGCAAACGATGCGGGCTGCAAATTGATGGTCGACATGGCCCACTACAGCGGGCTGGTCGCTGCCGGCATCCACAACAGCCCGTTCCCGTATGCCGATTACGTCACCACCACCACGCACAAGACCCTTCGCGGACCACGAAGTGGATTGATCATGTGCAAACAAGAACACCTGAAACTGGTCAACCGCAACGTGTTCCCAGGAACCCAGGGTGGCCCGCTGATGCACATGGTCGCCGCCAAGGCGATCTGTTTCGACGAAGCGATGCAGCCGGCGTACAAGGCCTACGGCCGATCGGTCGTCGACAATGCCAAAGTGTTGGCCGATACGCTGATGGCAGCCGGACTTCGCTTGGTCAGTGGCGGAACCGACAACCACCTGATGTTGGTCGACGTGACCGCCGTCGGACTCGGTGGCAAGAAAGCCGAAGAAGCCTTGGACAAGTGCGGCATCACCGTCAACATGAACATGATCCCGTTTGACGAACGACGTCCGGCCGACCCCTCGGGCATCCGCATCGGCACCCCCGCGCTGACCACACGCGGCATGGGCACCGAAGAAATGAAGCGTGTCGGCGGTTGGATCGCCAAAGCACTCTCGGGCCCTGACGACACAGCGTCGCTAGAAGGGATCCGCGGCGAAATTCGCGAACTGTGCCAAAGTTTTCCAGTCCCGGCTGGCCACGATGCGGCCCTGGTTCCCACGAACCCTAGCTAG
- a CDS encoding S1/P1 nuclease — MFWIAILWLSLSNAAFAWSASGHHAVGVIAYQMMDAGQRDAVIEILRSHPQFAQHFGPPRGVTDPESIARWQIGIAGCWPDMIRDTDWDRPRWHYQNEASVVIGNVPTPGPTAPLPPRSTMDDTDLYLSQATELCVERFRNVSLPDSERAVAMCWILHLFADGHQPCHAGSLYSAAFPRGDRGANRIELTDGSNLHAAWDRLLGGYPSPNDVRQLVTGMGDIRGRMENEFRLGGGGQWLRPQTWIAESMSIARSHLYTDEVTGPVIAASRGLTPTVPPIRLSADYYLAAGQVARHRVQQAGYRAGAVIARCLHSPTSTPQR, encoded by the coding sequence GTGTTTTGGATAGCCATCCTTTGGCTTTCCCTGTCCAACGCGGCATTTGCGTGGTCGGCGTCCGGTCACCACGCCGTGGGCGTGATCGCTTACCAGATGATGGACGCTGGCCAACGAGATGCGGTGATCGAAATCCTGCGTTCCCATCCGCAGTTCGCCCAACACTTCGGCCCACCTCGCGGGGTCACGGATCCCGAATCGATTGCACGCTGGCAGATCGGAATCGCCGGATGTTGGCCAGACATGATTCGGGACACGGATTGGGACCGGCCCCGGTGGCACTACCAAAACGAAGCCAGTGTCGTGATCGGAAACGTGCCCACGCCGGGCCCGACAGCCCCGTTGCCGCCGCGATCGACGATGGACGACACCGATCTGTACCTATCGCAGGCGACCGAGTTGTGCGTTGAAAGGTTCCGAAACGTGTCGTTGCCGGATTCCGAACGAGCGGTCGCAATGTGTTGGATCTTGCACCTGTTTGCCGACGGGCACCAACCATGCCACGCCGGTTCCCTGTACTCGGCTGCATTCCCGCGCGGCGACCGCGGAGCCAACCGGATCGAACTGACCGACGGCAGCAACCTGCACGCAGCCTGGGACCGACTGCTAGGCGGATACCCATCGCCCAACGACGTTCGCCAACTGGTCACCGGGATGGGCGATATTCGCGGCCGTATGGAGAACGAATTCCGCCTGGGCGGCGGTGGCCAGTGGCTGCGGCCGCAAACCTGGATCGCGGAATCGATGTCCATCGCACGATCCCATCTGTATACCGACGAAGTCACCGGCCCAGTCATCGCCGCATCGCGCGGACTGACGCCCACGGTCCCACCGATCCGGCTTTCCGCCGACTACTACCTGGCCGCCGGCCAGGTAGCCCGACACCGAGTCCAACAGGCCGGCTATCGCGCCGGCGCGGTGATCGCCCGATGCCTGCATTCGCCAACGAGCACCCCACAGCGCTAG
- a CDS encoding response regulator, with protein MHKILIADDNDANRELLEAYLVSVDCELETAVDGQDTLDKVASFQPDLVLLDVMMPKLSGFEVCKRLKDSPDTRRVMVLMVTALNELGDHERAVAAGTDDFLSKPVNKIELLKRVEIMLKLKGTEDELERLRQYIQAMEETQKQ; from the coding sequence ATGCACAAAATCCTGATCGCCGATGACAACGACGCCAACCGAGAACTGCTAGAAGCCTACTTGGTAAGCGTTGACTGCGAACTTGAAACGGCTGTCGATGGACAGGACACCCTGGACAAGGTTGCCTCGTTCCAGCCCGACCTGGTGCTGCTGGACGTGATGATGCCGAAACTAAGCGGGTTCGAAGTCTGCAAACGACTGAAGGATTCGCCGGACACCCGGCGAGTGATGGTGTTGATGGTGACGGCCTTGAACGAACTGGGCGACCACGAACGGGCAGTGGCGGCCGGCACCGACGACTTCCTCAGCAAACCGGTCAACAAGATCGAATTGCTAAAGCGAGTCGAAATCATGCTGAAACTCAAAGGCACCGAAGACGAACTGGAACGCCTGCGTCAGTACATCCAAGCGATGGAAGAAACCCAAAAGCAGTAA